Part of the Cynocephalus volans isolate mCynVol1 chromosome 11, mCynVol1.pri, whole genome shotgun sequence genome is shown below.
GCAGGTTCCAACGGCATCCACACGTACTCGGCAGAAGGTGCCGGTGGGTACCGCAGCTTCCCAGCAGGGCCTTCCAACGCCGCCCAGGAGCCCACGCTGGTTCCCCAggccgcccccccacccccaccccaggggaaTTTCCTGCAGCGCGGCCAGGAACACTGGAAATCCATCCTGAAGAGCGGATCAGAAGACTAGGGGCTGCTTGTGCAGAGAAAAGCGCTGAACGCAGCCCGGGAAGTTTGAGTTCCCTCCATAACATTGACACCAATAAGCAGGACCCTGATAGAAAGCATAAATCGTCTCCTACCTGAACCCCTCAACTGTGAAATGAAAACAAGTTCAGTGATCTTGAACTTcagcataaaacaaaattttttggaGGTGCTTACAGAGAATTCCTAGGCCCCACACTGCAGGAATTCTAACTCAGTGTCTCTGGGATGGGACAAATAcagtaatttgcattttctaggaACCTGCAAGGGGATGCCAATGCCGCCAAGTGACAGACCactaacttaaatgtccatcaagagaaGCCTGATTTCAAAGTTTATACAAAGGAATGCTATACAGCCcttaaaaagagtaaattttgtCAGGAGAGAAGGGAGATCAGTAATATGCTCGTGATTTGCTTTTAAATGTGCAAAATATTCTCGAATAATAAACTAGAAATGATAATAATGGTTACCTCCAAGGTGAGCAATAACATGGTTAGAGACAAAGATGGAAGGAAACATTTTGTTGGGCTCTGTAACCACTTGAAAATATTACGTACAGTCAGCCCTTATTATCTGCAGGTTCCGCATATGCTGATTCAACAAACGGCAGAttgaaaacattcagaaaaaaattttaaacaatataaattaaaaaacaatacagtataactacTGTTCACCATCATTTGTATTGTATTAGGTAtgataagtaatctagagatgatttaaagtatatggaggcactcaaggtcaaaggtttggatccccataccggccagtggccaaaaaacaaataaaaatttaaaaataaagcatataaaaGGATGTgtttaggttatatgcaaatactacagtATTTAATAAGAGGAACATGAACAtttctggaaccaatcccccactaTAAGGAGGGACATTTCTATTCCAAAATCAGTTTTGTGTGTTTCTTCCTATTAACACTAAATAGACGAGTTGAGCCACACCTCCCATTCTGCAGCCTTCATATACCATGCAGATGGGCCTTTAAGCTGACGATCAGATCAAAAGCGCTGAAGCTGTAACGCTGTATCATCTGAAGTGGAGTATGACGTGCCTTACCGAGCTCTACTAGTTCCGGGCTCCTGGACAAGTTGGTTAACCCTTCTCCATGACATTTTCCCCATCTATAAATTGGGCTAAAAATAGATATACTTTGGGGTTGTAGTTTAGGTCAAATTAGGTAAACTCGTACTGGCAATTACTATAGTACTGATCATGGGAATAAACAGATATTGCAGGGACTGCTATCATCGCACACGATGCTAGCTTTACTTTCTCTTCCAACGCCCCTTAGAGGATAGAGCAGTCATTTACAAGTTAGGCAAACAGAGGCGTAAGAATGTCACCCCAAATCCCCCACCACTATTTGGCCAAGAGTAGACCGCAAGGTGCTTCCGGGGTGAGGCCTGGCCTGGTCGGGATGCTGGGCTCACATCTTGGCATCGCGGTTTGGCATTCCACTTGCATGACTTGAAGCCTAATCTGTCTTCAGGTCATCGGGAGGAAGCCGAGGCCTTACCACGGAAGCCAGGCCTAGCGCTGCACAGCTGCTCTGCCCACTACAGGCCTGTGAAACCACTTCCGCACACGGACCTACCAACCACAGCCACTGCTATTGGGCAGCCCGCGCCCATCTGCCTCAGGGGCGGAGCCTCAGAAGGGGCGGGGCTTAGCCTGACATTTTGCGCCTTTGGTTCCGCCGGCGTCACTTACCACCTAATTAGCCATCCAGTGCGCATCCGGGTCAGGCGTGGATGGCAGAAGATTCCAAGCCGCGAGGTCCAGCCCAGCAGCGAGCACAGCTCCCCCAGAAGCGCCCCATCCCGCCCAGCCCGCCTCGCCTGTCCTCCACGCCTGTCGGCGCCTACAGAACCGCGCCGCCGCGTCCTCTGCCAGGCCCCGGGAGCGCCGCCCCCAGCGCCATCGAGGTCATGGGCAGCCGGCCCCGCAGCCCCAGCGCCTGCCCTGCGCCCCGGTGGGGACCGCAGCCGGGAGGACCCCGCCCTGGCAAGCGTCGCCGACTGGAGGAGCCCGCGGACCCCGAGCCCCGGGTGGCGCCCACCCCGGCAGCGCTCACCTCAGTGGTGGTCCTGGCCGCAGGCTGCGCCCTGCAACTGCCCCTGGACAACGTCGACCTGGTGCTGGAGCCCGCGCCCACGTCGGTCCTGCAAGTGTCTGTCCGAGGACACACCCTCCTCCTGGTCCCCGAGGTCCTCCTGGGCTCGGTCGACGACCGCTCACGAGGGCAGAGAGACTCGCCTGTGGACCTGGAACTGGGCGCTCTTCTGGACGCTCCCAGGGAGGATGTCGTCTGCGAGCAGGGATTCTTCTGCACATCTGTCCCAGAGATCGCCGCCCAAGAAGAGGCCTACGAGAAGGACCCTGACCCCGTGTTCCTGGCGCCCTGGATGGACCCTCCTGCCGGCTCAGCCGCTGGGTTCCAACCCTCCGCTAGAAGGGTGTCCAGCCCCAACCTGCAGGGCCCCATCCCAGAGCCCTGTCCTCTGGCCCCCACCCCTAGTCCAGAGAGACGTTCTCCTCACCCCATCTTCGACCTGGACTTCCACCTTCTGGAGCCCTTCCCGGGCTCaccactccaacctctgcctccctctccgaGTCCAAGTCCCCGTGTGCGTCCTGAGCGTCCTGAGCGTTCTCCCCGCCCTCCGTGTAAGGCCCGGAGACGCCTGTTTCTGGAGTGAACTGCCGGTCACAATCCCTTGCCATCCTGCTGGAGTCCAGAtgagggacttttttttttttttttttttttttttttttggtggctgcaagtacagggatctgaacccttgagcttggcgctctaaccaagtgagccaatcgGCCAGACTTCAGGTGAGGGACTTCTGACATCGTTGTGTACACTGCACAACCTACAAGGATCTCCTAAATTGGATAATGGAGAGATGCTTTTTTGATGCAGGCTGCACTGCAGAATTTTGGATCAATGATGGACTAGAACGTCTGGAAGAAAGAGCACctcggcaaaaaaaaaaaaaaaaaaaaaaaaaaaaagtgctacttTAAATGTAGTCTACTTTCAGACCTCGAGATTGCTGGTCAGATCCTTTTCCTTATAGAAGTCACCCTTAGGCAGCTTTCATCCACTAATTTTGCTTCAAACCTCAGCTTCAGCATTTTTCTACCCCAGCACCATACCACTGCACCCTTTTTATCCCAAATTAGAGTACTTActaaatttcaattatttaatgGGCTTTGGCTCTAGTTTCTGTGCTAGTTTATGAGGACTTTCTCACCATAGACTTTTTCCTAGCccccttggggggggggggatctaACAAATAATTGGACGTGGACAAATGATTGCTGTTTACCAAACTAAACATCGAACTAGGAACCATGACCATGAGCCCTCCCTTTTTTTAATGGTTAAGTCAGCAAATGGTTTGACTATGTTTTGGGTTCGTGTGGTCCTCCACCCCCTCAAGAACAAGCTCTTTTCCATTCATTTCTTCTAGttgttttaatataattctccTGTTCTGGAAAGTTTACTATTCtaagattttatgtttttatagttctaGGATCTCAAATACATCTTGTACATTGTTACTGCTGTATAGTAATAATTCATTTCTTATGTTGATAAGATTTCCAACAAAATTACTCAATCTCTTTAATGGTTTATTTGTAGATTCTCTTGGTTAGTTGATAAAGAAAATATCTCTAAATAATGAGAATATTATCTCTTTTCATAGGCCTCTTATATcttgtttttccttaattttttgtaTTGGATATTACTTCAAGTCCAGGTTGAATAGTATGGTTGACAGGGGCATCCCTGTCTTATACCTGTGTTAATGCTTCTAATTTTTACCATAAAATATGATATTTACTGTACATGGCTGGTAGATAACCCTTATCCTATTGAAGAAGTTAGTTTTTAGTCTTTCTGATCATAAAAGGTGTtggatttctgttttgtttgtttttggctgagTAACTACAAAGactttatcaaattattttaaatgttggaatttgattgtgtgtatatataaaatagctACATGGAACCTTTGGGCCACAGGAGTACATACAGAAACCTGGCAAGACAGCGAATGAGACCAGGCTTGGAGCttcagtgattttaaaaattcactattTTCTGAAGACTTGAGAAGAGAAAGGTAGAAGGAAAAAGGCAGTAACTGCCGGGTCACTTTAAAGTTTTAgatattaaattttaagaaattttttctgTATGCGTTAAACGACTCTGCAGTTTCCTCTTTAATCAGTTCACGTGGTGTGCACTGATAGAACTTTTCACAACTAAGTATCTTTGCATTTCTGCTATTCcacattattttatatgattCTAATTCCACCCTAGgttgtttttattatgtttttggtttttgttttctgtttgtgtgttttttgggtttttaaaacGATAGACACACCactcctaattttaaaatgtctattattTTTCCAGGTTTGCCTTAcatttttatatcaaaataaattattacaataaAGCTGAAGTTAAAAAGATACTAGTTTTTTTCTGTTGaacattaataattattatttagatTTACCAACACGCTTTACCAGTTCCCTTGCTCACTTTCTATTCTTGCATTCTACTCCCTCCTTCTGTCCTCATTTGTCTTCTACCAAGGTATGCTTTTTAAGAATTCTTTCAGCTATAGCCTGTGTGCTAAATCGTAGTTTTGTATGtcagcaaatattttaattacaacGTCAAACTTGTGTGATATTTTAGCTGagtttaaaattctaaaatcaagCCTATATATACTCTCTCACTACTTTATCACTCTGTTACTTTCCCCTGTCATTCATTATGACAAGAGAAGTCTTCTGTTATTTGTATTGCCACTACTTTGAATGGGATTAGACTGTTGAGTATTTTTCTTGACTGATGTTCTAAAGTTTCAACCTGATGTCTTTAGTGGTAGAAATTTTGCCTCCTGCAACTCAGTGAGCATTCTAAATCTGGAGAActaattttttcctaaaatctcaaaaaaaaaaatgagtcaatATCTCTTGGACCTTTGAACCCCTCTCCAATATCTAGAACTCCTAATAGAGACATGGTGGTACTGTTTAACCAATACTCTCCCCTATGTCTCTTAATATCCATGTTACATTTTCATACCCTTTATCATAGCACACTTTCTATCATCAAATGAACCGATTCTATCATTGTCTGTTTTCAAAATTGTGTTCATTTCAAATactgcatttttcattttcaagacTTCTAATTACTTGGTTTTTTATACCTACTTGCTCTTATTTCACAACTTTTGTTCAATGTCACATGAACTTTTCTTGTTTCATGGATACTATCTCCTTTATCTctagaagaatttaaacattctTGTTTTAGATTCtgtattaattagcttgatcatTATATTTCCTCAGGCACAAAATCTCCATTTGGTACCATTTAATGACATTGATTTCTTCTTGagcaaataaattttggtttGTGGACACATTTTGAATGGGAATTCATTTTCTGCTTCATATTTGAATTTTGCATTTGCCTCTTCCTGGTTACCTAAGATCCAAAACTCAGAACAAAGCATTATGGAGCTCATATAATTTGCCACTCAAAAATTACACTTCTCATCCTCAAGTAATCACACATGGCCCAATTTCCAGTTTCAATGCAATAGTGATGCTGTGGTGGACTGTCCATACTCCCACTCCATCAGGACTGCTTAGAGTATTAGCAGATAACTCGGCTTAGCTGCTGTCCAGGAACTACCTTCAGCCTCCATGGATACTACACTTTAATGACTGCTCAATTAGGGTCCAGCCCTCTCACTTCAATTCAAGACAACTCTGAAGGACCATCCCAGTTCTAGAGTTCTCAGTGAGGTGGCTGAAGCCTGTGTTGCAACTGCATCCCAGTTCAGCTCTTCTATCTGCCTGGTCATATTTTCTTTGTTCCCCTAAATTCCTGCATGcaaatctccatctcagagtcttCCCAAACTGATTTAAGACAGCTGATGCCAAGAGTTGTCATAAGAAGCAGCCACTAAAATTGATCTCAGAGCTGAACCATGGAGCATGAATAGCCCATGGCATGCTACAGCAAAGCGGATAAGATCTTAGTCAGTGCTGATCTTATTGGGACGCTGGTAGAAGGAAACACATTGACATTCCAGGCATTTAGAAATTTGGGGCACAGAGTAATTATAAGAAGTAATATTTATAAGTAGTGTGAAATTGAATGTTTGTTTCTAGGACAATCAAGGCATTttagaaagagaatgaaagactGAGGGTGATTAATTACCAATAAAACCTAAATATGAGATCTAGACAGTCTCCTTGGCAGCATATAAATAGCCTTTCATCTTCTGGAGCTaaaggtggggaaactgaggatttGGTCCAGGATTTATTGTAGGGATAATGGAGCACCATAAAAGGTTGAATTCTCAAAGTAGTCAAGACTATAATAGTGAAGTCATGGTCCTAATTGGGTCCTGAGACTTATGATGAAGACAACCAGGTAGATACATTTGaatatcaaatttttttctttttttttttaattttattttggtatggaggtccctcaaacaattgcagatagacctgccatatgacccagctatcccactgttgggaatatacccagaggaatggaaatcatcaagtcgaaggtatacctgttccccaatgttcatcgcagcactctttacaatagccaagagttggaaccagcccaaatgtccatcattggatgagtggatatgaatATCAATTTACAAGCATTCTCCCATGATGCAGGATTTAACACCCTGGCAAGGACCCCGTAAGACAGTGCTAACATTCTAACAGGTGGCTTTCGGAAGCTTGGAGGAAAGGACATCCCACACTAAGCTAGTTAAAAAAGATGTCCCACACTAAGCTTGCCATAACTGCCAAGGCAGTctgcagaaaaaaagaatcaaaagattCAGAGAAGTGGGTATGATACACTGAATTTACTACCTAATGCTATAAAGTACAGCAGCTACTGTGATGTGTGGGAGGGCCTCGAGGAATGATGCATAACAAAGCAATAAGGAACTCACTGGAGAGGCACCAGTATCACTGAGAAGCTCAGTAAGCCAGGATGATGGGAGGAAATGACAATAGAGAGCAGGACTCCTTGCTAACCATGGGGATAAAAGGATCTGAGGgactgaaaatataaatgaactaTGTCCAAATCATACATGACAGTAAAACTCTGACCCACAACCTCTGCAGCAACCATCTCAGAAGCCGAGACATAACCTGTGCAATAACTGGCCCCAAAATGTTCAGAACTTGGTCAATAACTGCCAGCCTCCCTAATTTTTGTCCCCACTTCTAACTcaggaccaaccagagaaagccaaatatgctgTGCCTAAGACACGAGGCACACAAACCAAACCAATCACATACGGTGTCCTGCTTCTAATTAGcccacccccagcttccctgTGCCACAGTTTCCTATCAGACATACTAGAGGACTTCCCACTTTTCACTGTAAACCTTTCCCACCCCTCTGTCTGCCTATAAATCTCTGTGATGGGGCTGACTCTCTTGCTATACTAAGCACTGAATACATAGCCTCTGCTTGTTTTCACATGGGcggtctttgtttattttcagttttcctaGAGGCCTCAGTGAAATATCGTCCACACAGCCCAGTGTGGTAAGTCAGCACCGGGTCTGAACTCTGCCTTTGCATTAAGTTCCTCATGTATTTATTGTTCTCAGTTTGGTACCTAGGTTTTGTTATCAGTTCCATTTGTTTGGCATGCTTGGTGGAATTAAGCCATTCCTCTCCGTCCCTTTTTGCTCTGTTTCGTGTTTCCATTTTCTGTTGAACCACCTAAAAGTGTTTGCCACAAGAAAGAAAACCATAGGGTAGAACACAGTCATGGGCCCTATGAGCCTGTTGTCTGAGGCAGGCTTTCAGTCTGGTTGAGTTTGCAGTTCTCACCAGACCTGCATACATTTGGACAGACTTGCTGGGGATCATCAATAAAATCAGACGAGGTTctcctgttttgattttttgtccTGAGAGTTTGGCTTTGATCCAGAAAGAGTATTCTCTCTAGTTTTCCACCTACCACAGGGTGCAGACAGGTCTGCATTCAGAGGTCGCCAGCCATCAGGTGGGGGCCTTTGACACAAGGTGCACAAGCATCACATTTTACTTACCATTGACAGCTCATATTGAGTCATCTAAGTCTCAATCCTCTCCTCTTCCAGGAACAAGCTGGCTCTCTGTACGTATTCTCATTACAATCCTAATTCTTGCACCTGTCTTTCTAAAGGGCATGATTTCACCAAGGATAATTTGGGCCTTCAGTGGTCGCTATGGGGAATATTTGACTTTGAGAGGCAGCTTAGAAAAGAAAGGTAATAAGATTTCTCAGGTTAAATGGGCAGCATTTTGTGATTGGGTACACAGAGACCACCAAACAAACTCTGAATCAAAATTTGCTTCATTAAAAGATTCTTTTGCCAAAGCTAATGAGAAATTTGGCAAACAACTAACTAGACTCACTCTTCTAGTAAACCTCTGCCCTTGTCATCCAGTTCCCTCCCTATATCCAGATCTCCCTCTGCCCCTTATCCTTTCAATTTCTCTCCTTCCATACCTCCATCTCGCTGTAATTCTCCTCCTCTAGGTCCCCTCCCTTTTCCCAACAACTCTCCCAAGAACCTAAAATGTCATTAACCCATCTCCCCATGAACCAGGTAGTCGGGCAACTGTAGAATTTGAACCTTGAACTCGAGCTGAATTACAAGCTATAAGCTTCCCTAAACCCAGACTGGACCAGCAAATATTCACAGAAAAACTTATTTTGGGTACATGGTACCCTAAATTACCTGACATATCAACTTATACACATATTGGTCAGAACCACAGATGCTAAATCCTAGATGGCAAAAGCTGATTGGACAAACCCAGAATGAGACCTGCAGAGTCACTCTTTTCATAATAAACCTGAGGGTCAAAAAAAGCCTGAAGATTAAGAAAAGTCTCCTAAAAGCCATACCcaaaacattttcaataaaaatgaatactaGAGCTACTATTTCTATATTAAATGCTGCTACCGTTGCTCATCCTCTTCCTTGAAATAACTGTACTGCACAGATTGTAGGTATTTCAAATAATACACAGATTTCCCCTATTTCCCAGCCTTTAACCCTTGGACCCTTGACTGAAAATATTCCGTCCTGCTCTGTGATAACTTACCTGCAAATCTAATAGGGAGAGACTGACTTGGCACATGGAGTTGCAATATTAAATGCATACCAAAGGGACTATTTCTTGGGTTTCTAGAGGATTCCTCTAGTCATAATCAAGTTGTGTCTATTCAAGATATACCTTTGCATTCGCTATTATATTTGATGTATTTGATGTATGCCCC
Proteins encoded:
- the LOC134391311 gene encoding proline-rich protein 23B-like, encoding MGSRPRSPSACPAPRWGPQPGGPRPGKRRRLEEPADPEPRVAPTPAALTSVVVLAAGCALQLPLDNVDLVLEPAPTSVLQVSVRGHTLLLVPEVLLGSVDDRSRGQRDSPVDLELGALLDAPREDVVCEQGFFCTSVPEIAAQEEAYEKDPDPVFLAPWMDPPAGSAAGFQPSARRVSSPNLQGPIPEPCPLAPTPSPERRSPHPIFDLDFHLLEPFPGSPLQPLPPSPSPSPRVRPERPERSPRPPCKARRRLFLE